AGGGGCAAGACCTTGACCTTGTTAATGAGGGTCTGGGTACCTGCActcatcaagggtttttttttttcctttttcctttctttttaatttttgggtgGGGGGTGTGGGGCTCACAAAGAGGCTCTCTGTGAATCGTGAGTCAAGATGTGGGCTTAAATCCCTGCTCCGTCCTctatgtgtgacctcgggcacctgtcacacctctcagagcctcagtctcctccaagGTAAAATGGGGACCCCATGACAcccatggggcagggaggttgaGAGGAGTTGATGAGCTTGTGTGTGTAAAGGGCTGatcccagtgcctggccctgggtcccagctctgaaaacagcactgaaattcTGATAACCCTGTAagttgtcagagctggaagggactcaGAGAGTGGGGCCAGCCCCATCCTTTTGCATATGAAGACAGAGAGGGGAGcagcctgcccaaggccacacagcaactgCACTGTCAGTAGCTGCATCACTGCCAGCCTCTCCCTATGGCCTAAACCAGCCTGCTTCCAGAAAGGCCCtctggcttcctcccctccctccttcccccttcctctccctgtggcCTCTGATGATGATCATGGGCCAGGGATCTTAGGCATCATGGCTGCCTGAGCTTCCATCTGTGGTTTCACTCAGACCAGGTGTGCCAGGCCCACAGACCTCATCTGTGATTCTAAACCCATTCTGAACCAGTTCTAAACTACCTCAGGGCTGGCTGGTTGTGGAAGAAGGGGAGGGCTGCGTAAGGGATCAAAAAGTTCTGGGCTCTGAAGGTTGGGATCAAATCCCAGTTCTTACACTTctcagctgtgtgcccttggacaagttgaccttctgaacctcagtttcctcatgtatgaaATGGGGTTACACCTGAGGGCACTTCTCCAGGGTTTTTCTTAtaggggcactaatcccattcctgagggctGCACctgcatgacctaatcacctcccaaaggtctcacctcctaataccatcacactggcgattagtttcaacatgaatttgggtggtggtggtggtggtggggcgtggggtgggggagacccAAACATTCAATCTTTTACAAGGACCCAGAGCTGATTTGTCCTCTCCCCTAAGGCACACCAAGGCGACaacatttaaaaggaaaggaaaccacgGTGCGGAGAACCCAGAGACGGAGACCCTCCTGCAGCAACAAGGGGGCAAGAGGGGCCCACTGCTGAGGGCCATCTGGCAGGTGGGCCGCTCCACCTTCCTCCTggggaccctcagcctcatcatcAGTGATGTCTTCAGGTTCACGGTGCCCAAGCTCCTCAGGTGGGTCCAGGCCTTGGGTGCCTCGCTGAGGCTGGTGGTCCCATTAACGGCGTCCTTCCAGGGCCAGGGGACCTtcagccctcctcctgcctctgcctagACCTCTGGTGCTCAGGGCACTGAGGGTGGGTGAAAAGGATACTCAGGAAGGACCAATTAAACAAGAAAGTGAGTGACCTTGGGGAGGGAAAACGAGTGAATTCTAGCCTGACTCTATCCGTTTGCTTTTGCTATACAACAAAGCCCCTCAAAAGTGaggggcttagggcttccctggtggcgcagtggttgagagtccgcctgccgatgcaggggacacgggttcgtgccccggtccgggaagatcccacatgccgcggagcggctgggcccgtgagccgtggccactgagcctgcgcgtccggagcctgtgctctgcaacgggagaggccacagcagtgagaggcctgcatatctcaaaaaaaaaaaaaaagtgagggactTAAAGCCACTTCTTTAGCTCATGATCCTGTGGGTCAGCAATTCAAGCTGGCTTCAGCTGGgtgattcttcttttcttggcTGGGTTCACTCATCTGTCTGCAGTCACCTGTGGGGCTGGCTGGGGACTGGCTGGTCCAAGACAGTCCCAGCTGGGATATCTTGTCTCTGCTCCGGTGGTCTCTCATCCTCAAAAGGCTAAATCCGGCTTGTTCACGGGGCCATTTGGCAGGATTCCAAGACAAAGCAAAAGTTGCATTTTCTCGTGAGGCCAAAGCTGGTTGCacagccagcccagattcaagaggtGGCATGTTAGtgtgttagggctgccataacaaagcactacaaactgggtgactttaaacaacagaaatttttttctggtgcttatcttttctactgttctttcttttcttttttaattgaagtacagttgatttacaatgttgtgtcagtttcaggtatacagcaaagcgattcagttatattgtacatacatatgtcaatatattctttttcaggttcttttcccttatagcttattacaaaatattgagtaaagttccctgtgctatacagtaggtccttgttggttatctattttataatagtagtgtatatatgttaatcccaaactaatttatccccaccccttttctctttggtaaccatgagtttctcttctatgtctatgggtctatttctgttttgtatataagttcatttgtatcattttttttagatttcacatataagtgacatcatatgatatttgtctttctctgacttacttcatttagtatgataatatctaggtccatccatgttgctgcaaatggcactatttcattcttttttatggctgagtaatattccattgcatacctataccacatcttctttatccattcagtggacctggaggttgcttccatgtcttggctattattgtaaatagagctgcagtaaacactggGATGCacgtttcttttcaaattagagttttctccagatatatgcccaggagtgggattgctggatcataggtcaactccatttttagttgtttaaggaacctccgtatactgttctccatagtggctgccccaatttacatttccaccaacagtgtaggagggttcccttttctccacaccctctccagcatttattatttgtagactttctgatgatggctattctgactggtgtgaggtgatacctcattacagttttgatttgcattcctctaataattagcgatattgagcatcttttcatgtgcgttttggccatctgtatgtcttctttgaagaaatgtctatttagatctctgcccatttttcaattgggttgtttttttgatattgagctgtatgagctgtttgtatgttttggagattaatcccttctcggtcacatcgtttgcaaatattttctcccattctgtaggttgtcttttcgttgtgtttatggtttcctttgctgtgcaaaagattttaagtttaattaggtcccatttaaacaacagaagtttttgTCCTCACGTTACTGGAGGCTAGATGTCCAAGATCAGTGTTGTTTCTTCTGAGGGCTCTCTCCTTGCCCAGACAGCTGCCTtgtcgctgtgtcctcacgtggtttttcctctgagcacatgcacccctggtgtctccttatgtgtccaaatttcctcttcttacagggacaccagttgtattggattaaggcccatcctaacggcctcattttaactgaatcacctctttaaaggtcctattttcaaatacacagtcgtattctgaggtactgggggtttggactttaacatataaattttgtgacgacacagttcagcccataacaggtgGCAGTAAAAACTTCACCTGTTGATTGGTGGAGACGCAAGTCACGCTGAAAATGAGTGTGGACAGTGGGGGAAATGATTGCAACCATTTttgtggaaaacaaaaaagaaccccaTACTGTCTGGTCCTCCAGACCTGGCCAGGCTTAGGCAGAGGCAATAGCCATGGGTGCCCTTTCTCACCAGCCTCTTCCTGGAGTTTATTGGTGACCCCAAGACCCCAGCCTGGAAGGGCTGTCTTCTCGCCATGCTGATGttcctctctgcctgcctgcaAACACTGTTCGAGCAGCAGCACATGTACAGACTCAAGGTGCTACAGATGAGGCTGCGAATGGCCATCATGGGCCTGGTGTACAGAAAGGTGAGCCGCAGGGGAGAGGCgtggcctttcctctctctccatcctgtcCCAATTCACAGACAAATGTTCCAGCCAAGAAGTGGAATGTTCCTGAACCGTTACTGTCATCAGTGCCTAAAACCACACTCATTCATCACTTTACTCATGTttgcccacaccacaccctcaccTTCTTGGCTATTTCTGTAAGGCTTGCGTGATCTGACCCTGGCACCTCTTCTAGCTGATTACGTCACACACTTCCTTCACACTTCTTTCACTTTCCTCCGGCCCCACAGgtcttctttcagttcctcaagCACGCCAAAcaatctcccacctcagggcctttgcacttgctgttcccactgcctgggCACCCTTTCCACAACTCTTCATGTAGTGAACACTCACCCCCCTGAGGATAAATAAAGGGCTAACCAACGGGCTCTGTGGAAACTGGATAAAGGTGGACTGTCAGCTATTTTACCCGGTAACACTGCTTACAATTAAAATGACCCCTGACCCCTTGGTAAATTGCATCTGGGCTGAAAGTTCTGCCAATGAACTATGATACCCGGAGGTAAGCCATAGCATTGggcttgggcttctctctgcagTGATTCTTGTCCCCTTGGGGGACCTTGGAACCGAAACCTGTGAGGCTGCTGCTCTAAGAGATGTTGGCCCCTCTGGGGTCTGGAGCATCTGAGCAAGGCAGTCCTGTGTAAGCCCCTTTCTCTCACACCTGAGCTGTCACTTGGGAAAGAAGGGGGCAAAGGGATCAGCTCCTGGGTGGCCGTGTAGCTCCTGAATTTCAGGCCACATCCCCCTGAGCACACTGGAGCTGGTGTGGCCTGTCCGGTCTCGGGAGTCCACACATGGAGCTGAGGCTGCAGGAAGATGACCCGAAGGCTTTGctcttcccatccccacccttgGGGCAGCCGCCTTCATCACCTGATGAGGTCATACCCCTCCACTCTGCCCTCTGGGCTGCTTCTGTTTTAACTGTGTCTTCTTACTTTCTGTATCTggtgctttgacatctggggtcttgctgaccctggagggactgcccctctgtccctcccaggATCAGCCAGTTCCCAGAGATGCTAAGAGACTCATCTGAAAGCATCTCTTTCACATGCAAGCCAACCAATCCAGAGCTCACACCCCAACTGCCTCCTTTTTGGGCCCTAACACTCTAGGCCACTATCCCCTGCCTTAATCGCCCCGGGGCAGGGTACCAGACAATGAGGCCCAGCTCCTATGCCAAGAGCCCGGTGGAATTATTccaactagccaatcctaaacctgcttacCCTGCCTGACCTTCCCATGAAAACCACAACAAGCTCTTGCCTGTGGTCCCCCCAACCCTGCAGCATCCTGGTGCTTCCCCAGTGGCCCCCTCATAGCGTGGGGTGCCCCCTCCTCTTGAGATCTGTGAGTATAATAAACCCTCTTGTCAAGGGCAGTCTTCTCTGATCTGTGGGCTTGCCGTGCCTGAATAATGATAAAAACCTATATTTGAAAACACTTCTTCATGGCACTCATCATAATTACTATTAAAGGATGAACTATGtacatctttatttaattttgtccccCAGCTCAAACTCCACTCCGAAGAGAGCAAGTGCCCTGCCTCTGTTGATCACAGTACTCACCTCagagtgaggcccagagcaggtgctcggtaaagatttgaagatttttttttcagatttctacaCTCAATCATTGCCAGCTCACCACTTCACCCCCTCACTTCTTCCCTGACAcactcagcagagagagagaggggactgCAAGTAGAACGTAGCATTCAACAGGTTGGAAGGGGTCCACTGTGACCCCAGAGTTAGGGCAAATTTGGGGCTGCCAGAAAACCAGCTTGGTGTCTGAGAGGCACACTGAATGCCTGCAGGGGTCAGTCTAACACCCTGTCTAGCCCATGTCGTGCCTCTGTCATCCTGGATTCCAATCCTGGCCCAGTCACTTAGGAGCCCTCTGGCTTTGGGCAAATTGgtcaatttctctgtgcctcagtttccttagctgtgaaatggggttaataattctGCATCTCACTGATTCTAGTCTcacgttttttttctctttttaacttctgaaatcaagatgttttaATTTAGTTGGCATTGATGTTTTTTCCCATAGTgatacaaaagtagagagtaCTTTATCCACAGTGTTTTAGATTGAATGAAATATGGCAGTACCCGCTCCATACAGTTGTCTGATGTGCCCCATCACGGAAAATGGTGAAACTGTTAGTTTATTGAGCACAGTGCCTAGGCTGTAGCGCTCAGCAGATGACCACCATTATCAGCATTATCACCATTATCAACTATTGCTTTCACCACTCGCTAGTAGTATGTTATTAATTGTTATTAGTCCAGTGCTTTAGGGGTTTCagggtattttcatttttgtcttctccctggAGTCTCACAATGGGAGGTTAGCTGAGGAGATTTTATtagcccactttgcagatgagtgaactgaggctcagatggtAAAGAAATCTGCCTCAGCCAGCAGGGGCAGCACAGCTTAGACCCCGGCCTGCTgggtggctgttctcttgctcagtCCAAGCcgtgggcctccctccctcctgggcccttCCTCCCTCGTGGTCCTCCCTAACTGCCCctcaccctctccttccctccctcctgactCAGGTCTCCATCTTCTGCCCCTCCCAGGTCCTGGCTCTGTCCAGCAGCTCCAGAAAGGCCAGCGCAGTGGGGGACGTGGTCAACCTGGTGTCTGTGGATGTGCAGCGGCTGACTGAGAGCATCACCTACCTCAACGGGCTGTGGCTGCCGCTCATCTGGATCATCATCTGCTTTCTCTACCTCTGGCAGGTGTTCTGGGGCagagagagctgggatttgagttgAATCCTCCTcaccccccctccccatcctcctccccctccacgtccccctcctcctcctcctcctcctcatcctcccccacctcctcctccccctcctcctcctcctcctccttcctcacctcctcccactcctcctcctcaatCCTATCTCCATCTGCACACTGCGGGCTGATGTAATGGGCAAAGTCTTAGATGAGGATGACCTTCACTTCACCTTGGGCTGGATGCtcacctctcagggcctcagtttcctcatctgtatgatgatgatggtgatgacattGGCACTTTTTGGGTGTGATATCGGGGTAACAAGTGAGCAGATTAGGCATGTTTTGAAGTTACCAGTAATGGTAgggcaccatcaccaccaccactaccaacaacaaaaaaaagggaaagaaaatttaggGGAAAGAATTTACTACTTGGTTTTCAAAAAGCATTAAGTAGCCaaccaggccaaaaaaaaaaaaaatcagaactttttctaactttcttatatctgttttgtggtgcaggattttcttttttctttttaattaaaatcacagaCTTTGTAGTGGGACTGCCTGGGTTCGAAACCTGCTTTCAGCACTTGCTAGTTGTAAAACCTTCCAGTAAGTAACTTAGCCTCTCCGTGCCTCATTTCCTCAGTGGCAAAGTGAGGACTGTAATTAACCGAAGTGCCCCAGCCCTTGAGTTGCTgaggaattaaatgagctaatacctgTGAAGCACTTAGATAGCATCTGGGACACAGCTATACCCTATAGGTGTTTAATTGTCTTGTTGGTTatgcatgggggtggggcagttcATTTGAAGATCTTCTTCAGCTCTGCTCCATGAGGGCTGGTTCCAGGCTCACAGACTTTTCTGTAAAGGAGCAGATTGTAGATATTTTAGACGTTAGGGGCCATAGGGTCTCTCTCAAAACTATTTAACTCTTCCCTTCTAGTGCACAAGCAGCCACAGGCAATACTAATCAAACAGGCCTGgtggtgttccaataaaattgcttatggacactgaagtttgaatttcatgtaatttacacATATCATGAAATCATCTTCGTTTGATtttcttcaatcattttaaaatgtaagaacaaTAAACAATCTTTGTATGGCTTGAGGTCGGCAtataaacaggtggagagatctgGCCCATGTGCTGTGTTTCACAGGCCCCTGGGTGAGTGTATCAACGGCATATTGATTGTGAGTGAGTGTGGAATGCTCCAGAATACCAGCTGTGtgttatcatcattattgtaCCTCTGCTACTGCCCCAGTGTCCCCACAATAAGGGCTTGGGGCCTGGACACTTTTGGACTTGCTACCTTGCAGTCTAGGACCTAGCATACAGAGGGTGCTCAGCAAGTGCATAACTGTTGGCTGTTATTattagagagaaagggaggaaggacactggggaaaatgcagggcagTTAAACAGGCCGACCCGTGACTCAAGTGAAACTGCAGACAACACACCCATCACTTTCCCTGACTCTTGGCAGGTGGTCCTAACATCAGAAAGTCACCATGAGACCCTGGTAAAGGGGGAGCGGTAGGAATTGGGGTTGCTACCGTTAGCATTTGTAGCATTTTTGCCAGAGAGAGTGTATTTAACCTTCTGTTCACATTCCTTTGACTATTCTCCCAGCCCCGGCTGTAGGCAGGTGTTTGCCTTCTGGGCACCTGTCCATTTGGACACTGGGAGGCGCAGTTGCTGCATAAATGAAACACTGGCTTGCTAGGGTGTCAAGATTAGAAACTAAACATTCTtaggggctgagagctgaaaaTGAGGCCCACAGACTGAAGAGTGGGGTGGGGCTCGTCTAGAGAATGGACCCAAATGACGTCAGGAGGAATCTCACATTACAGccacttaaaaatcatttaccCTACTCTCCAGCTCCACATTTTCCAGATagagagatgaaagagggagggaagataactgtcccaagtcacagagctggggggTAGGGCTGCCAGACAAAATACAGGATGTCCAGTTAaagatgaatttcagataaacagaagaatttttattataagtatatcccaaacatgacatgggatatacttatactaaaaacttatttgctgtttatctgaaatgaaaatgtcactgggcaggcagtttaatataattatttgctaaatctggcaacccttgtCAGGGGATAATCATTGATTGTATGACACCAGCACTCACTACAGGCAGAGTGGGAATAGctccatttccatttaatgtgAGCAACTGCAGCTTAGGGAgggtcagtaacttgcccaaggccacaccagTGTGTGTAAAGTcagcatttgaacccagatccCGATTCCAGAGTCTGTCTTCACCGTTCTAGCCAGGCGCTGCCCATCTACGTGCATGACCCGTCTTGACTGT
This genomic stretch from Kogia breviceps isolate mKogBre1 chromosome 1, mKogBre1 haplotype 1, whole genome shotgun sequence harbors:
- the LOC131755540 gene encoding ATP-binding cassette sub-family C member 6-like, with protein sequence MSKSKEQLSLSPRAYLAVRPVGVQQQLSQDQHPTSGIEARCGRRAGLASDPDRPRANCGCQGEATSQGYGGDKGERHTKATTFKRKGNHGAENPETETLLQQQGGKRGPLLRAIWQVGRSTFLLGTLSLIISDVFRFTVPKLLSLFLEFIGDPKTPAWKGCLLAMLMFLSACLQTLFEQQHMYRLKVLQMRLRMAIMGLVYRKVLALSSSSRKASAVGDVVNLVSVDVQRLTESITYLNGLWLPLIWIIICFLYLCF